One window from the genome of Fulvivirga lutea encodes:
- a CDS encoding PIG-L family deacetylase produces MLRKALVLVITFLTLSPSFSQKPHNDNSAEILLKLKKLNFLGTVLYVAAHPDDENTRLIAYMSKEKLARTAYLSLTRGDGGQNLVGPEIREGLGIIRTQELLAARRIDGGEQFFTRANDFGYSKSTEETQKTWNREQILEDVVWVYRNFKPDVIITRFPPDERAGHGHHTTSAIFAAEAFDMAANKDKYPEHLEFTETWQPKRLYMNTGPWWNPNIDENTPGVITIDIGGYNSLLGTSYSELAALSRSQHKSQGFGSTGSRGSRLEFLEHEKGEKAEKDIFEGIDTSWGRVEGGKKIEKMINDVIQNYQPSTPEASVAPLLRVRDEITLLSNEHWKRVKIKEIDEIVKSMLGLYLEAKADDYAVAPGSKIKIGVEAVNRTTMPVKLERVSFDHLKDTLMDKSLGDNELLEFESSVTIPVDWKYSQPYWLREKGTLGTYKVDNLALRGKPENPATMDVTFAVDVAGHKLLYTTPLIYKWNDPVDGEQYRPFEIIPKVMASIPESVYIFNGDASKSITVNVKSGADNVEGQLKLDLPEDWKVKPESAAINLTNKGDEAPFTFEVTPPKGEVVTEMKAVVTIGDQVYDQSLQTIEYDHIPTQIYLPTASAKAVKMNIAKYGSTVGYIQGAGDAVPASLREIGYEVTEIAENDITPLSIENYDAIILGIRALNTNERADYYMPILLEYVENGGTLIIQYNTSHRLKTDKIAPYDLELSRDRVAEEDAPVEILKPKHPVVNTPNKITKSDFDNWVQERGLYFPNEWSSEFEAILSSHDEGEDAKEGGLLVAKYGKGHYVYSGYSWFRELPAGVPGAYKLFANLVSLGNNPSDKPSKTQ; encoded by the coding sequence ATGCTTCGAAAAGCACTTGTTCTAGTTATCACATTTCTTACTTTATCACCTTCATTTAGTCAAAAACCCCATAATGATAATTCAGCCGAGATTCTTTTAAAGCTTAAAAAACTTAATTTCTTAGGTACTGTGCTTTATGTGGCAGCACACCCTGATGATGAGAATACAAGGCTGATTGCCTATATGAGCAAAGAAAAGCTGGCAAGAACAGCTTATTTATCATTAACCAGAGGTGATGGTGGCCAAAACTTAGTGGGCCCTGAGATCAGAGAAGGATTGGGCATCATAAGAACGCAAGAATTGTTAGCAGCTCGTAGAATTGATGGCGGGGAGCAGTTTTTTACCAGAGCCAATGACTTTGGCTATTCGAAATCAACGGAAGAAACTCAGAAAACATGGAATAGAGAGCAAATTCTAGAAGATGTCGTATGGGTGTATAGAAATTTTAAACCAGATGTCATTATCACTCGCTTCCCACCGGATGAAAGAGCAGGACACGGACATCATACAACTTCTGCAATTTTCGCGGCAGAGGCATTTGATATGGCTGCCAATAAAGATAAATACCCAGAACACTTAGAATTTACGGAAACCTGGCAACCTAAAAGGCTTTATATGAATACCGGCCCGTGGTGGAACCCCAATATTGATGAAAACACACCGGGTGTTATAACCATAGATATAGGTGGTTACAATTCCCTGCTAGGCACCTCTTATTCAGAGCTTGCAGCTTTGAGTCGCTCTCAACACAAATCGCAAGGGTTTGGATCTACCGGAAGCCGTGGCAGCAGATTAGAGTTTTTAGAGCACGAAAAAGGTGAGAAGGCAGAAAAAGACATTTTTGAGGGCATAGATACAAGCTGGGGCAGAGTAGAAGGCGGCAAAAAGATTGAAAAGATGATTAATGATGTTATTCAAAATTATCAGCCTTCAACTCCGGAAGCCAGTGTTGCACCACTGCTCAGAGTGCGTGACGAAATAACCTTGCTATCCAACGAACATTGGAAGAGAGTAAAAATTAAAGAGATTGATGAGATCGTAAAATCCATGCTTGGCTTATACCTGGAGGCTAAAGCTGATGATTATGCAGTGGCTCCAGGAAGTAAAATAAAAATAGGAGTAGAGGCCGTTAATCGGACTACAATGCCGGTGAAATTGGAAAGAGTGTCGTTCGATCACTTGAAAGATACTTTAATGGATAAAAGTTTAGGTGACAATGAATTGCTGGAATTTGAATCGAGTGTTACAATTCCAGTAGATTGGAAGTATAGTCAGCCCTATTGGTTAAGAGAGAAAGGAACATTAGGCACGTATAAAGTGGACAATTTGGCTTTGAGAGGTAAGCCTGAGAATCCTGCTACTATGGATGTAACCTTTGCGGTTGACGTTGCAGGCCATAAATTATTATACACTACTCCGTTAATTTATAAATGGAATGATCCTGTAGATGGTGAACAATACAGGCCTTTCGAAATAATTCCGAAGGTTATGGCAAGCATTCCTGAATCTGTTTACATTTTTAATGGTGATGCCAGCAAAAGCATCACTGTAAATGTTAAATCTGGTGCTGATAATGTAGAAGGCCAACTTAAGCTGGATCTTCCTGAAGATTGGAAAGTTAAGCCTGAGTCAGCAGCAATTAATCTAACAAATAAAGGCGATGAAGCCCCTTTTACCTTTGAAGTGACCCCGCCTAAAGGTGAAGTGGTTACGGAAATGAAAGCAGTAGTTACCATTGGCGACCAGGTATATGACCAAAGCCTGCAAACTATAGAATATGATCATATTCCAACTCAAATCTATTTACCTACCGCTAGTGCTAAAGCTGTTAAAATGAATATAGCAAAATATGGTAGTACTGTCGGCTATATTCAGGGCGCAGGAGATGCGGTGCCGGCAAGTTTAAGAGAAATAGGTTATGAAGTAACAGAAATTGCCGAGAATGATATTACACCGCTATCGATTGAAAATTATGATGCGATTATATTAGGTATAAGAGCATTGAATACGAATGAACGAGCTGATTACTATATGCCTATTTTGTTGGAATATGTAGAAAATGGCGGAACACTTATTATTCAATATAACACTTCTCATAGGCTTAAAACTGATAAAATCGCGCCTTATGATTTAGAATTATCAAGAGATCGGGTAGCGGAAGAAGATGCACCTGTAGAAATATTGAAACCCAAACATCCGGTAGTAAATACACCAAATAAGATAACCAAATCAGATTTCGATAATTGGGTGCAGGAAAGAGGGTTGTACTTTCCGAATGAATGGTCTTCAGAGTTTGAAGCCATCTTATCGAGTCATGATGAAGGTGAGGACGCGAAAGAAGGTGGGTTGCTGGTTGCAAAATATGGTAAGGGTCATTATGTATACTCAGGCTATTCGTGGTTTAGAGAACTTCCTGCTGGTGTGCCAGGTGCCTACAAGCTATTTGCCAACCTCGTATCATTAGGAAATAATCCGTCTGACAAACCTTCTAAAACGCAATAA
- a CDS encoding universal stress protein yields MIKILLPTDFSQSARDAALFAIDICKQVGASITFIHLTGSPGGHKQSKSEEPGDAVDTNALAQLQELNEMAQSYKLESDYVIKNESNLDYIKDYASLHKYDLIVLGYKSSNDNHARKLNSFAKHLVSTSETPVLVLKGHVDKINKAALLSDFNEEYIINEKWINSFISKLKIDLTLACINTPSLFFDSRTIMQRMELFKEHYDTSPDTLIYNDYQFANGIKHLCEDLSLDLIIMNTHGKSRRNFSGNSITSQVVASTNCSVLSLPVGSQ; encoded by the coding sequence GTGATTAAGATATTACTACCTACCGATTTTTCACAGTCAGCCAGAGATGCTGCCTTATTCGCTATAGACATATGTAAGCAAGTAGGGGCAAGCATCACTTTTATACACCTCACAGGCAGTCCGGGTGGTCATAAGCAGTCAAAATCTGAAGAACCGGGCGATGCTGTAGATACTAATGCATTAGCTCAACTGCAGGAGCTGAATGAAATGGCTCAGAGCTATAAATTAGAAAGCGATTATGTAATTAAGAACGAATCGAACCTCGATTACATTAAAGACTATGCCTCGCTGCATAAGTATGATTTAATTGTACTTGGCTATAAATCAAGCAACGACAACCATGCGAGAAAGCTTAATAGCTTTGCGAAGCACTTAGTGAGCACTTCAGAAACACCGGTATTGGTACTTAAGGGGCACGTTGATAAGATTAACAAAGCCGCACTACTTTCAGATTTTAATGAGGAATACATCATTAATGAAAAATGGATAAACAGCTTCATTTCAAAGCTAAAAATTGACCTGACGCTGGCGTGTATAAATACTCCATCACTCTTTTTTGATTCCAGAACCATTATGCAACGAATGGAGCTCTTCAAAGAGCATTATGATACATCGCCCGATACATTAATCTACAATGATTATCAGTTTGCTAATGGCATCAAGCACTTGTGCGAAGATTTGAGCCTTGATTTAATTATCATGAATACTCATGGGAAGTCGAGACGAAACTTTTCAGGGAACAGCATTACTTCACAAGTGGTGGCAAGCACAAACTGCTCGGTACTTAGTTTGCCTGTAGGCTCTCAATAG
- a CDS encoding GNAT family N-acetyltransferase — MQIVNNKTNYQFETIVDGEKAELQYRIRDNTVYYMHTWVPESIEGRGIASALAKFGLEYAKGNRYQIVVYCPFVVAYVKKHPEYLELLNTNYQTKEKLLGS, encoded by the coding sequence ATGCAAATAGTTAATAATAAAACTAATTATCAGTTTGAAACAATTGTAGATGGTGAAAAGGCCGAATTGCAATATCGGATAAGGGATAATACCGTTTATTATATGCATACCTGGGTTCCAGAATCAATCGAAGGTAGGGGAATAGCTAGTGCTTTAGCCAAATTTGGGTTGGAGTATGCTAAAGGTAATCGCTATCAAATAGTGGTATATTGCCCATTTGTAGTGGCCTATGTGAAGAAGCACCCTGAGTACCTTGAACTGCTGAACACAAATTATCAAACAAAAGAAAAGCTACTAGGATCATGA
- a CDS encoding (2Fe-2S) ferredoxin domain-containing protein produces the protein MPKKKFVFVCTDDDCKKAGSKALCKMVKDKKGFRLIKTQCMDACKKAPNIIMNEALYSKVAKDNLAEMLNHSASAD, from the coding sequence ATGCCAAAAAAGAAATTCGTATTTGTATGTACCGATGATGATTGCAAAAAAGCAGGTTCTAAGGCCTTGTGCAAGATGGTGAAAGACAAAAAGGGTTTTCGCCTAATTAAAACCCAATGCATGGATGCATGTAAAAAAGCCCCAAACATAATCATGAATGAGGCTTTGTATTCTAAAGTGGCTAAAGATAATTTAGCCGAAATGTTAAATCATTCTGCTTCAGCCGATTGA
- a CDS encoding DoxX family protein: MGTQLKKISRYGMVGFYLFAGANHFINPEFYYLLIPDYLPFPKLINFASGLVEMALAVLLLFDRFKRWAAYGIIAMLICFIPSHVHFILIGSCITDGLCVPEWVGWIRLLLIHPLLMYWAYTNRN, from the coding sequence ATGGGCACTCAATTAAAAAAGATTAGCAGATATGGCATGGTTGGCTTTTACCTATTTGCAGGAGCTAACCATTTTATAAATCCAGAATTCTATTATCTGTTAATACCGGATTATCTGCCTTTTCCAAAGTTGATCAATTTCGCGAGTGGCTTAGTAGAAATGGCGCTGGCCGTATTGCTTTTGTTTGATCGCTTTAAAAGATGGGCTGCCTATGGGATTATTGCCATGTTAATCTGTTTCATTCCATCACATGTGCATTTTATTCTTATTGGTAGTTGCATCACAGATGGGCTCTGCGTGCCGGAATGGGTAGGGTGGATCAGGCTGTTGCTAATTCATCCACTTTTGATGTATTGGGCTTACACGAATAGAAATTAA
- a CDS encoding MBL fold metallo-hydrolase has translation MKIEQIYTGCLAQGAYYIESNGEVAIIDPLRETDPYVAKAEEAGAKIKYIFETHFHADFVSGHVDLANKTGATIVYGPGAKTEYDIHEATDGEIFNLGAIKIKVLHTPGHTPESSSYLLIDENGKEHALFSGDTLFIGDVGRPDLAVKSDLSQEDLAGMLYDSLRNKVMTLPDDVIVYPAHGAGSACGKNMSKETHDLLGNQKKNNYALRADMTKEEFIKEVTTGILPPPQYFAKNAMMNKSGVDSLDTIMDRGNVPLTVDEFEAMANHEGALVLDTRKPQEFAQGHIPNSVFIGIDGSFAPWVGALIPDLQQPIIFIADEGREEEVVIRLSRVGYDNTLGYLKGGFKAWKQAEKEIDTVKSITASEFAEDYAAKDINVMDVRKPSEYDAEHVENAVNSPLDFINKNMNDFEASKEYYLHCAGGYRSMIMASILKSRGIHNLIDVQGGFKAIAETDIKKTAFVCPSTK, from the coding sequence ATGAAAATAGAACAAATATACACTGGCTGTTTAGCTCAAGGCGCTTACTATATTGAAAGCAATGGTGAGGTAGCAATTATTGACCCACTGAGAGAAACAGACCCATACGTAGCAAAAGCGGAAGAAGCTGGCGCTAAAATCAAATACATTTTTGAAACGCATTTTCATGCAGACTTCGTTTCAGGACATGTTGATTTAGCCAATAAAACCGGAGCAACTATTGTTTATGGCCCGGGAGCTAAAACGGAGTATGATATTCATGAGGCAACTGATGGTGAAATATTCAATTTGGGAGCCATTAAAATTAAAGTATTACACACACCAGGCCATACGCCCGAGAGTTCATCTTATCTTTTAATTGATGAGAATGGAAAAGAACATGCTTTGTTTAGTGGCGACACATTGTTTATTGGAGATGTTGGCCGACCTGACTTAGCAGTAAAATCTGACCTTTCGCAGGAAGATTTAGCAGGAATGCTTTACGATAGCCTCAGAAATAAAGTAATGACATTGCCTGATGATGTGATTGTTTACCCAGCTCATGGTGCCGGCTCAGCTTGTGGTAAAAACATGAGCAAAGAAACTCACGATTTATTGGGCAACCAGAAAAAGAATAACTATGCTCTTAGAGCGGATATGACTAAAGAGGAGTTTATAAAAGAAGTAACAACAGGCATACTCCCTCCCCCACAATATTTTGCTAAAAACGCTATGATGAATAAATCAGGTGTGGACAGCTTAGACACCATTATGGATCGTGGTAATGTTCCATTAACGGTTGATGAATTTGAGGCCATGGCCAACCACGAAGGGGCTTTGGTTTTAGATACCAGAAAGCCGCAGGAGTTTGCTCAGGGCCATATCCCTAATTCAGTATTTATTGGTATCGATGGAAGTTTTGCTCCTTGGGTAGGTGCCTTAATTCCCGATCTACAACAGCCCATTATTTTTATTGCTGATGAAGGCCGTGAAGAAGAAGTGGTCATCAGGCTTTCAAGGGTGGGTTATGATAATACACTTGGTTATTTAAAAGGTGGTTTTAAGGCCTGGAAACAAGCCGAAAAAGAAATTGACACTGTTAAGTCAATTACTGCCAGTGAATTTGCTGAAGATTATGCGGCCAAAGATATTAACGTGATGGATGTGCGAAAACCTTCTGAATATGACGCTGAGCACGTTGAAAATGCAGTTAACTCACCACTTGATTTCATAAACAAAAACATGAATGACTTTGAAGCATCGAAGGAATATTACCTGCATTGCGCGGGTGGATACCGTTCAATGATTATGGCTTCAATACTTAAATCAAGAGGGATTCATAATTTAATTGATGTGCAAGGTGGTTTTAAAGCCATTGCTGAAACCGACATTAAAAAAACAGCCTTTGTTTGTCCTTCAACTAAATAA
- a CDS encoding RMD1 family protein: MTIINTPIEERNEQSQLDKALFYRAYSIADHIDIKAFKLDHPAKLIFSSGTELYYQESTFKNLYILSYGTLVFLNYEKSDEMRTIEKIKGYCEKFNPVFYDDILHVKLSPNEQLSVSFSKLTINHFSNDVNKIIMLNLAQSVTLDKYNFETEQLLSEMKKHTNTLQEKGAINLNQKDASKIIGRTLSTKNNIAENLYIIDTPDKTWDDEFINNLHKSLTLYFELTPRHRALENTIKIIEENLTIFTTFNHHKESSRLEWIIIILIVIEVLDTLISKVL; encoded by the coding sequence ATGACCATCATTAACACACCGATAGAAGAAAGAAATGAACAATCGCAATTAGATAAAGCTCTTTTTTACCGAGCATACTCTATTGCCGATCATATCGATATCAAAGCCTTTAAGCTCGATCACCCAGCTAAACTCATATTTTCATCAGGAACTGAATTATATTATCAGGAGAGCACGTTTAAAAACCTTTATATTCTCAGCTATGGAACATTAGTGTTCTTAAATTATGAGAAAAGCGATGAAATGAGGACGATAGAGAAAATAAAGGGCTATTGCGAAAAATTCAATCCTGTATTTTATGATGACATTTTACATGTGAAATTGAGCCCCAATGAGCAACTATCAGTTTCCTTTAGTAAGTTAACCATTAACCATTTTAGTAATGACGTGAACAAGATCATTATGCTGAATCTCGCGCAATCTGTAACGCTGGACAAGTATAATTTTGAAACGGAGCAATTACTAAGTGAGATGAAAAAACACACCAATACTTTACAGGAAAAAGGAGCGATTAATCTTAATCAAAAAGATGCTTCGAAAATTATAGGCAGAACATTGTCAACCAAGAATAATATTGCGGAGAACCTTTATATTATTGATACTCCTGATAAAACCTGGGACGATGAATTCATTAACAACCTCCACAAAAGTTTAACCCTTTATTTCGAACTTACGCCACGGCACAGGGCTTTAGAAAACACCATCAAAATTATTGAAGAAAACCTAACAATTTTTACCACTTTCAATCACCATAAAGAAAGTAGCCGGTTAGAGTGGATTATTATTATTCTAATCGTAATAGAAGTGCTGGATACATTAATTAGTAAGGTACTATAA
- a CDS encoding universal stress protein, with translation MIKKIIVPTDFSDCATNAIRYAAKMAKDIKAEELVILHAFNIPIAHGEAAMVTSIDKITDEQDELIEKEFQKTIKDVKELQDVNFSYSCKHGFIENLLRLECQENNIDLIIMGTKGAHTFGEELLGTNTYYLVKDSKIPVLILPEKEKYTSIQNVALASDYKFLNPELLQPLKDICTLFKSQVHIVHISDKNALKDDEVTSAKRFEQYFKNILHHFHFIYDHNVEHGLHEYIKQNEINMLAVVPRKHNLFERIFGKSETKNLIFHSELPILALPG, from the coding sequence ATGATAAAGAAAATAATAGTACCTACAGACTTCTCAGATTGTGCCACCAATGCCATACGCTATGCCGCAAAAATGGCCAAAGACATTAAGGCTGAAGAGCTTGTTATACTTCACGCTTTTAATATTCCTATCGCCCATGGCGAGGCCGCTATGGTTACTTCCATTGATAAAATAACAGATGAGCAAGACGAGCTTATTGAGAAGGAGTTTCAAAAAACGATTAAGGATGTTAAGGAATTACAAGACGTGAATTTCTCTTATTCCTGCAAGCATGGTTTTATCGAAAACTTACTGCGTTTAGAATGCCAGGAAAATAATATTGACCTGATTATTATGGGAACCAAAGGAGCCCATACTTTTGGAGAAGAACTATTAGGTACCAATACCTATTATTTGGTGAAAGACTCCAAAATTCCTGTTTTGATTTTGCCGGAAAAAGAAAAGTATACTTCCATACAAAATGTTGCCCTGGCAAGTGATTATAAGTTTTTAAACCCTGAGCTCTTACAGCCGCTCAAAGACATATGTACACTATTTAAAAGCCAGGTACATATTGTGCACATAAGCGATAAAAACGCACTGAAAGATGATGAAGTAACATCAGCCAAGCGCTTTGAACAATATTTTAAGAATATTCTACATCACTTCCACTTTATTTATGACCATAATGTGGAGCATGGGCTGCATGAATACATAAAACAAAATGAAATTAACATGCTGGCCGTAGTGCCCAGAAAGCATAATTTATTCGAACGCATTTTTGGCAAGAGCGAAACTAAGAACCTGATTTTTCATTCTGAGCTGCCTATTTTGGCGCTGCCGGGGTGA
- a CDS encoding Crp/Fnr family transcriptional regulator: protein MDRTRIQSYLENIGLEPPLISELLNLGKFKEAKVGDVVVKSGARSQYIPLVLTGVLKVMREDPERGDVFLYYLEGGDTCAMSISCCLEPSNNQFKVTAEEDSQVWMIPMNHFDSWIVKYPAFRKFIFSSYKMRFDELLNTIDSMAFMNLDERLYKYLLDKKQSSGSYEIHKTHAEIARELNTSRVVISRLLKKLEKEDKIEQHRNKIEIL from the coding sequence ATGGATAGAACTCGCATTCAATCATACTTAGAAAATATTGGACTTGAGCCGCCACTTATTTCTGAACTTTTAAATCTCGGAAAATTTAAGGAAGCCAAAGTAGGCGATGTCGTAGTAAAATCTGGAGCCCGATCTCAATATATACCGTTAGTTCTAACCGGTGTACTTAAAGTAATGCGAGAAGATCCTGAACGAGGCGATGTGTTTCTATACTATCTCGAAGGTGGTGATACCTGTGCCATGTCCATCAGTTGCTGCCTGGAGCCTAGTAATAACCAGTTTAAAGTAACCGCTGAGGAAGATTCCCAGGTGTGGATGATTCCAATGAATCACTTTGACTCATGGATTGTAAAGTACCCCGCATTTAGAAAGTTTATTTTCAGTTCCTATAAAATGAGGTTTGATGAACTGCTCAATACCATTGATAGTATGGCTTTTATGAACTTGGATGAAAGGTTGTATAAGTACCTGCTAGACAAGAAACAATCGTCTGGGAGCTATGAAATACATAAAACGCATGCAGAAATAGCAAGGGAATTAAATACATCCAGAGTAGTAATCTCAAGGCTATTAAAGAAACTGGAGAAAGAAGATAAAATTGAACAGCACCGCAACAAGATTGAGATTCTTTAG
- a CDS encoding Hsp20/alpha crystallin family protein produces MKTLKKSAMLPSVSTLFNDFFENDRMMNLDWANGWTKMPSANVLEDDKEFKIELAAPGMKKNDFKVDIVNNQLTISSEVTDDKEVKEENYTRKEFNYNSFSRTFILPETVDVAKIEATYKDGILTLDLPKKPELAKSYKKEIAVH; encoded by the coding sequence ATGAAAACCCTCAAAAAATCGGCTATGCTTCCAAGTGTAAGCACCCTTTTCAATGATTTCTTCGAAAACGATCGAATGATGAACCTCGACTGGGCAAATGGCTGGACCAAAATGCCATCTGCTAATGTGCTTGAAGACGATAAAGAATTCAAGATTGAACTTGCCGCACCAGGCATGAAAAAGAATGATTTCAAAGTTGATATAGTAAACAACCAGTTAACAATCAGCAGCGAAGTGACTGACGACAAGGAAGTCAAAGAAGAAAATTATACTCGTAAAGAGTTTAATTACAACTCATTCTCAAGAACCTTTATTTTACCTGAAACCGTAGATGTAGCCAAAATAGAAGCCACCTATAAGGATGGCATATTAACGCTAGATCTACCTAAAAAACCAGAATTGGCTAAGTCTTATAAAAAAGAAATAGCCGTTCATTAA
- a CDS encoding alkyl hydroperoxide reductase has product MKLTLKLAAIYNIIWGAWVVLFPTQFFELTGMQTPDQLMIWQGMGMVIGVYGLGYWWASYNPIRHWPIVAVGMLGKIFGPLGFLMNYLSGKVPFDFFYTLITNDFIWWIPFSYILLRVHKETRWALN; this is encoded by the coding sequence ATGAAATTAACCTTAAAACTAGCAGCCATCTATAATATTATTTGGGGTGCGTGGGTAGTTCTATTTCCTACTCAATTCTTTGAATTAACAGGTATGCAAACTCCTGATCAACTCATGATTTGGCAAGGTATGGGCATGGTAATAGGTGTTTACGGCCTGGGTTATTGGTGGGCGAGTTATAACCCTATAAGACATTGGCCCATTGTGGCAGTTGGTATGCTGGGTAAAATTTTTGGGCCGCTGGGCTTTCTAATGAACTACCTAAGCGGTAAAGTGCCTTTCGATTTTTTTTATACACTTATCACTAACGACTTTATTTGGTGGATACCTTTCAGTTACATTTTATTAAGGGTACATAAAGAAACACGATGGGCACTCAATTAA
- a CDS encoding ATP-binding protein, with the protein MHAHDVSWEEVKKNKEGTIDLYWNISKPFIYQDDEGNMQGIEAELIKGFKEYLKLTHNVDLTLHWINSNSFKEFYDYISESDHNGEFGVSALSITATRLKKVQFTHPYMSDVAVMISRSDVPIFEDKDHFREYSKNLTAITVEATTYEEQLKYLQGLGYNFKIDYISSNQPIIENILSSENAFGYVDLPLYLMALKNDPTTPIFRQNLYPIKGLGYGLIMPKVSDWATIFNEYLASTYFASIKDEIVGNHIENDIYKIIKNISVGENVNADELIILLTKEKELQNKVLTDRALQNQLNRIINIGFVCLFIGALVVAIFYYRLYRGKKNALEDLEENKKKIEQQQLKIEQANAQLLDMNDEKNNLIRVLAHDLRSPINQIAGLAEIFLIENKKLPEDQKELINQIIKSSMRLREMISKILDAEAVETLQPKIKNEPVSVKQIFEGLKSEYKNSSDKKHIHLNFECDDEVMVLGDAVFIDQILDNLVSNAIKFSNANTSVTLTAKETKDDQVVIKVKDQGPGFTMADQKNMFKKFQRLSAQPTGGEQSTGLGLSIVKMYTELMGGTIDYDSKVGEGTTFTIHLKKA; encoded by the coding sequence ATGCACGCACATGACGTGTCGTGGGAGGAGGTTAAGAAAAATAAGGAAGGCACAATAGACCTCTACTGGAACATTTCCAAGCCATTCATTTATCAAGATGATGAAGGCAACATGCAAGGCATTGAAGCTGAGCTCATTAAAGGTTTTAAAGAATACCTGAAACTGACCCACAACGTGGATCTTACACTTCACTGGATCAATTCTAACAGTTTTAAAGAGTTCTATGATTATATAAGCGAAAGCGATCATAATGGTGAATTTGGTGTGTCAGCGCTTTCCATTACAGCTACCCGCTTAAAGAAAGTGCAGTTTACGCATCCTTACATGTCGGATGTGGCTGTGATGATCTCCAGATCTGATGTGCCAATTTTTGAAGATAAAGACCATTTTAGAGAGTATTCTAAAAACCTCACAGCAATAACCGTTGAGGCCACCACTTACGAGGAGCAACTCAAGTACTTACAAGGCCTTGGCTATAACTTCAAGATAGATTATATATCGAGCAATCAACCAATTATTGAAAATATATTGTCAAGTGAAAATGCATTTGGCTATGTTGATTTGCCACTTTATCTCATGGCGCTTAAAAACGACCCAACAACCCCTATTTTCAGACAAAATTTATATCCAATTAAAGGGTTGGGTTATGGCCTAATAATGCCAAAAGTAAGTGATTGGGCTACTATTTTTAACGAATACCTTGCTAGTACCTATTTTGCTTCCATCAAAGATGAAATAGTAGGCAATCATATTGAAAACGACATTTACAAAATCATCAAGAATATTTCTGTTGGTGAAAATGTAAATGCTGATGAGCTGATTATACTACTTACAAAGGAGAAAGAATTACAAAATAAAGTACTGACTGACAGAGCCCTACAAAATCAGCTAAACAGAATTATCAATATCGGATTTGTTTGTCTGTTTATCGGAGCCCTGGTAGTGGCTATATTTTATTATCGATTGTATAGAGGTAAAAAGAATGCGCTGGAAGACCTTGAAGAGAACAAGAAGAAAATAGAACAACAACAATTGAAAATTGAGCAGGCTAATGCGCAGTTACTGGACATGAATGACGAGAAAAATAACCTCATTCGAGTATTGGCTCACGATTTACGCTCCCCTATCAATCAAATAGCCGGATTAGCAGAAATATTTCTTATTGAGAATAAGAAGCTTCCGGAAGATCAAAAAGAATTAATAAATCAGATTATTAAATCATCTATGAGGCTACGGGAGATGATTAGTAAAATACTGGATGCCGAGGCTGTTGAAACTTTACAACCTAAGATTAAGAATGAGCCTGTAAGTGTTAAGCAGATTTTTGAAGGCCTTAAAAGTGAATATAAAAACTCCTCTGACAAGAAGCACATTCATCTTAATTTCGAATGTGACGATGAAGTTATGGTTTTAGGAGATGCTGTATTTATTGATCAAATCTTAGATAACCTTGTTTCCAATGCGATTAAATTTTCTAACGCAAACACCTCCGTAACCCTAACTGCAAAAGAAACCAAAGATGATCAGGTGGTAATAAAAGTGAAAGATCAGGGACCGGGTTTTACGATGGCCGATCAAAAGAATATGTTTAAAAAATTCCAGCGTTTGAGTGCTCAACCAACCGGAGGTGAGCAGTCCACCGGCTTGGGACTTAGCATTGTAAAAATGTATACCGAGTTAATGGGTGGAACGATTGATTATGACTCAAAAGTAGGTGAAGGCACTACTTTCACGATACATCTAAAGAAAGCTTAA